The following are encoded together in the Pedobacter steynii genome:
- a CDS encoding MIP/aquaporin family protein: MTPFIAEMIGTMLLILLGDGVVANVVLKDTKGNNGGWIVITTAWALAVFVGVVVAGPYSGAHLNPAVTVALAISGAFPWTAVPGYIVAQFLGAMMGAFLVWLTHKDHFDRTEDAGAKMAVFCTGPAIRNYGINFICEVVGTFVLVYTIFHITGAEITATKQIVGLGSVGALPVALLVWVIGLSLGGTTGYAINPARDLGPRIMHLLLPIKNKAGNDWAYAWIPVVGPLTGAALAAFLHLMLK, from the coding sequence ATGACACCATTTATTGCAGAAATGATTGGTACTATGCTGCTCATCTTATTGGGCGATGGCGTGGTAGCCAATGTGGTCTTAAAAGACACAAAAGGAAATAACGGAGGCTGGATCGTGATCACGACTGCCTGGGCACTGGCTGTATTTGTTGGGGTCGTGGTGGCCGGACCGTATAGCGGGGCACACCTGAACCCTGCGGTAACAGTGGCGCTGGCCATTAGCGGTGCTTTCCCATGGACAGCAGTTCCGGGATATATTGTCGCCCAGTTTTTAGGGGCAATGATGGGAGCTTTTCTGGTATGGCTTACGCATAAAGATCATTTTGACCGTACAGAAGATGCGGGCGCTAAAATGGCGGTGTTCTGCACTGGACCGGCGATCAGAAACTACGGCATCAATTTTATCTGTGAAGTGGTGGGAACTTTTGTGCTGGTATACACTATTTTTCACATTACCGGAGCGGAGATTACCGCTACGAAACAGATAGTAGGGCTGGGCTCTGTAGGCGCCCTGCCTGTGGCATTATTGGTCTGGGTGATCGGCCTTTCGCTGGGTGGAACTACAGGGTATGCGATTAATCCGGCAAGAGACCTTGGACCAAGGATCATGCACCTGCTGCTTCCGATCAAAAACAAAGCTGGCAATGACTGGGCTTATGCCTGGATCCCGGTTGTGGGACCGCTTACTGGTGCTGCACTGGCCGCATTCCTGCACCTGATGCTGAAATAG